The Blastopirellula sediminis sequence ACCGTCGCCGCCGGAGGAGTGGACGGATCCTGGTTTTCAGGTCGATTTGTCGAGATATCGCTCATTTTGACGCTCCTGATATCGCCGCGTTGGGTTGAATTCGCTATCGATAGGTTTGCGAAACGCAGCTAAGCGGAAATTTATAGACCGGTACACAATTTGTCAATCAAGCGGCTGTCAAGATTTCGAGAAGCGATTTGAATTCAGAAGAAGTAGCGGAAAAAATCGGGCGATTTGGGAAGGCGTTTTCCCAGTGGCTGGAAGTTGAAATGGCCGCCGCCGGAACGACGGCGTCGCGGGCTCGACTCCTTTACGCCCTGAAATGCGGCGGCACCAGCAAGATGAGCGATCTGAGCAATCGGCTGCAGGTCACGCCCCGCAATATCACCAAGCTGGTTGACGCACTGGAAAGCGAAGGGCTGGTCGAGCGCAATCCGCATCCCGAGGACCGCCGCGCTACGCTGATTTCGCTGACCGATCGCGGCATGCTGACGGTCAAAGAAACGATTCTGAAGAACGACGTGGTGTTGCAATTGTTTGAAGAATTGCCGGACGCCGATCGGGTCGAACTGGGGCGAATTCTTGAGCAACTATTGGGCGGACTGTCGCGACGCGGGTTCTCGGCGTAGGCGTCGCATGGTTCGTCTGGCGCGATAATTCTTTCGCACTCACAATACTACCTTCCCATTAATATGGCATTAATGGGGGCATGTGCGCGTTTGCGCGGTATTTCTCGCCAAAGGTTGACACGAACTCTTTCGTGCACGAAAGTAATGCAAGCCCTACTACGATGTATCTGGAAGCTTGCATGGGAGTTCATGACCCATTGGAAGAGCAGATCGCGTTCGCTTTACGGCGGATTATGCGGTCGATTGATCTCGAGTCGCGACAGCTGTTGCACGAGATCGGGCTCACCTTCCCGCAACTCGCCGCGCTTCAGGCGATTGGCCGCTTACAGCCGACCACGGTCGGTAAGGTCGCTAGTTCCATTCATCTTGGTCACGCCACGCTGACCGGCATTCTGGACCGCTTGGAAAAGCGCGGTCTGGTGGTTCGCGAACGTAGCGAAAATGACCGTCGCCACATTAGCGTTCGTCTGACCGAGTCGGGTCAGACATTGCTCGATAAGGCGCCTCCACTGTTGCATCGTCCGTTTCAGCGCCAACTCGATCGGTTGGAAGTTTGGGAGCGGATGCAGGTCGCCGCGACGCTGGAACGCGTCGCCTCGATGATGGAGAACTCGGGCGGCTGGTCGGCCAATGTGGTTGATCCGCAATCAGTCGACGGGGCGGTCGACGACAGATACGCAAGCGAAATCGACTCGGCACGCCGCTTGCAAAGTAAAGACGGACTTCGTCCAGGGAGGCGATCCGATCCTTGACCAACCCAACGAAATTCGAGCGTTCGACTATTTCCAAAATCGTCGAACGCCAGACAGACAGAGGGAGGTAGTTGATGTATATCCAGCTCATTAGTCTTCATGGGCTCATTCGCGGCGCGAACGTCGAAATGGGACGCGACGCCGATACCGGGGGCCAAGTGAGATACGTGCTGGAATTGGCTCGTAACCTGGCTGCAATGCCTGGAATTGAAGGAGTCGACCTGTTCACTCGCCGCATCAAAGACAAGCGAGTCTCGACTGACTACTCAGAGCCGATTGAAGAGTTGGGCCCGAATTGTCGCCTGGTTCGCTTGCCTTGCGGGCCTAGCCGCTATCTTCGCAAAGAGCGACTCTGGCCCTACGTCGACGAGTTCGTCGACGCGATGATCACCTTCACGCGTCGCGAAGGAAAAACGCCGACGCTCGTGCATGGCCATTACGCCGATGCAGGATACGTCGCGAAGGAAGTCGCTTCGGTCTTTGACGTGCCGTTTGTCTTCACCGGCCACTCGCTGGGCAAGCCGAAGCTCGAATATCTGATGTCGGAAGGATGGACCCGCGACGACGCCGACAAAGAGTTGGCGATGGAACATCGGATGCAGGTCGAGCAGGATTGTCTTTCGGTCGCCGACTTGGTAATCACCAGCACGCGGCATGAGCGGGATCAGCAATACGCCGAGTACTTCAAAGAGGACGATCTGAACTTCAAGGTGATTCCTCCGGGAACCGACCTCGAACGGTTCTTTCCGTATTACGACTACGAGCTGAACAGCAACAACATTGACGAGCAGTTCAAGCAGGCCCGCATGCGAATGCGGCGCGAACTGAATCGTTTTCACTTCGCTTCCGACCGGCCGATGATCTTGGCCCTTTGTCGCCCGGACCGCCGTAAGAATATCAACGCGCTGATTCGCGCTTACGGCGAAAGCAAAGAGCTGCAAGCGATCGCCAACCTGGCGGTTTTCGCCGGGATTCGTGAAGACATCGAATCGATGCCGGAGAACGAGCAAAAAGTTCTGACCGACATGCTGATGGCGATGGATCGCTACGACTTGTACGGCAAGATGGCGATTCCGAAGAACCATAGCTCGGAATTCGACGTGCCGGAACTTTACCGCCTGGCGGCGTCAGGACGGGGCATCTTCGTCAACAGCGCGTTCATCGAACTGTTCGGGTTGACCTCGATCGAGTCGTCTGCGACCGGCTTGCCGTTCGTGGCGACGAAGGAAGGGGGACCGCAGGACATCGCCGAAAATTGTAAGAGCGGCTTCGCCGTCGACGTGACCGACTCGAAGGGGCTGACCGACGCGATGCTGACGCTGCTGACCGATCACGAAAAGTGGGACGAGTTCTCCGCCAACGGCGTGAACCTGGTGCGGAAGCTTTACTCGTGGGAAACGCACTGTCAGCACTACGTCGAAGCGATTCAAGAAATCATCTCTGCGCCATCGCGCACTCCTTCGGCAGTCGGCAAACCGGCGGTCGGACCGCGGATGGTTAACGTCGAGCGGATGTTGATCACCGACATCGACAATACGCTCCTCGGTGACGATCAGGCGCTGGCTCAACTGAAGCAAGTCCTCAAAGACAATCGCTCGCGAATCGGCTTTGGCGTCGCGTCGGGACGTGCCTTGGAGTTGATTGACGACGTGCTGGAGAAGCACGGCATCAAAGATATCGACGTGATCATCAGCTCGGTCGGCGCCGAGATCTACTACGGTCCGGATCGGGTGCCGGTGAAGGGATGGGGAGCGCATCTTCGCTCGCGGTGGAAGCCGGAACGGGTTCATGCGGCGCTTGACGGGTTGCCCTTTTTGCATCTCCAGCCGGAGTCGCATACCCAGCGCGAGTTCAAAATCAGCTACTCGCTCGACGATTCCTTGCCGCCGAAAGAGGCGTTGCCGCTGATTCGGGACGCGTTGTCTCGCACTGGGGTCGCCCATTCGTTGATCTTCTCGCACGGTCGTTACCTCGACATCCTGCCGCATCGCGCGTCGAAGGGAAAAGCGATTCGCTATCTCTCTTCGAAGTGGAACATTCCCCTCACCAACATCGCCACTGCCGGCGATTCGGGGAACGACATGGACATGTTGACCGGCGAGACGGCCGGCATCGTGGTCGGCAATTACGATCCGGAGCTGGAGAAGCTGCGTGAGAGTAAGTCGTCGCGGGTCTACTTCGCGCAGGCCCATTGCGCTGGGGGAATCCTGGAAGGACTGGCCCACTACGGTTTCATTGGATCGCCGACAGCTCACTTGCGGGCGGTTGGCGCGTAGCGAGCCGTCCGAGGCTTATAGTTCCGGCAACTCGAAATCAACCTGATCCAGCGACGAGAAGAGATCGTCCGCTTCGGCGGAGTAGGTCTCTTCGGCCAGGGTCAGGTCCTGAGCGAATTGATCTCCCCACGCGTCCATCGCCTCGACGATCGTCGGCATTGATAGCGTCTCGCGTCGCGCCAATTGCGTTGCGGCCATATCGGCCAGCTTGTCGCTCTTCTGCGAGATTGCGCCGCCGAGCGTTCGCGGAGCGGTCGGCGAGTGGCTCGCGATGCGAGATTCGGCCAACGCGTCAATCTCCCCGCCGAAACGAAACGCGACCTCCGCCGCGATCGCGGCGACTTGGGCCTGAATCGACGTTGCGGAGACTTGGGGAGTGACGTTGCTGACGTCGATCGACGTGGTAACGGAATTGCTTTGCAGCGATTGGGCCGTGGAGGAAACGAGTTCCACGATCGACGCGGAGCTGTTGATCGCGCGCGTCGGCGCTGAAATGCGGAACGACTCCGATACGGTGCTTTTGCCGTTGGTCGCGGCGACCGTGATGATGACGTCGCCGGTGAAATCGGCCGGACGATCGACGATCAGTTGACCATTTTCGACGCGAGCCGTGACGCCGGAGCTCGATTCGACGGCGTTAACCAGTTTGCTCGGATCGTTATAGAAGGCGATGTCGAGGGTCGCGACTCTTTCGCTGGCGTTGAAGTTCCCCTTCCACTTGAAAACGACCGCGTGGTCACCTTCCTTGGTGATGTAGTACCACTGGTAGTTGGCGTCGCGGAGGAACTTTTCCTGATGTCCGTAGGCGTTGTAGCCGTAGTTGGTGCGAGTCAGGAACGGATCGCTGACGAAGTTCGCCTGCTTGTCGAGCGCGTAGGCGCTGGCGTCGCCGACGGCGGTAGCGGCGACCGAGAAGGTCGCCGACGTGTCGCCGGAGAGGTATTCACGCAGGTCGAGCACGTAGCGGGTTTCGCCGCTGGGGAATTGATCGTTGGAAATCGGCGCCAGTTGGAGCGTCTGCGATTCAAATACGACGTCGATCGAACGAATTTCGGTTCCCTTCGAGCCGATGGCCGTGACCGTCAATGAAACGCGACCGGAGAAGCCGTCGCGCGGCATCATGAGCAGCATGCCGGTTTCTGGATCGATCGAAACGTCGACGTCGGCTTGCGGCGTGCTATCGACAACTTGATAGAAGAGACGCGGGTCGTTGTAGTAGGACAGGTCGAGCGTCGCGACGACCGTGCTGCGAACGAAGCTCCCCTTCCAGGCATGCAGCAGCGCGTTTTGTCCGTCGCTGGTGACGAAGTACCATTGGCCATCCGCCGTCTTCAGGTATTTTTCTCCCTGACGCTGAGCGTTGTAGGCGAAGTTGCTCGACTCGAGCCAGTCGTCCTTGATGATCCCATAGTCGTTTTCACCGCTCGTAGCAGTGCTGGCGGTCGTTACCTCGAAACGAGTCGCCCCTTGGGCAAAGTCGTAATGCGACAAGTCGATTTCGAGCGACTCGCCCGCTTTGCCGTTGAACTCTGCCGGAAGCGGATCGAGCACGATCGGGGCCGTGACGTCGATCGAAAAGGACTGCGTCGCGGTCGATGCGCCGTCGGAGACCGAAACGGTAACCTGCACATTCCCGATGGCGGCGCCGGTTGCGTCAAAGCGGAGAACGCCGTCGACGACCTGGACGCTGACCAGGTTTCCGTCTGCGTCAATCGCGGTGACGATATAGGTGAGTGCATCTCCATCGCTGTTCGCGACCGAAAGAGGAATTTCGAGCGATTCGTCTTGTTGCAGCGTCTGATCGTCGATCGGGCCCAGCTCGACCGCGTCGTTGGTCACCGTCACGACGAAGTCTTCCCAGACTGTTTCTCCTCCGCGCGTCGCACTGACGCGAACCGTAAACTCTCCGGTGAAGCCTGCGGGAGGGGTGATCGTCAGGCGATCGGTTTCGGCGTTCCAGGTCGCTTCGGCCGGTACGTCGCCCAGGACTTCTGCGGTAACCGTGGCGCCGGGACTGGTCGCGACGTCCACGTCGACCGTTTCTTGCGAATGGTGAATCGTTACGTCGTCGAGCGGGTCGATCGCCAGCGGCGAAGTGACCGAGAAGTGCAGACTGAATAGGTTGAGCGTACCAACGTCGGAGGCGAACGAGTCGCTCACCCGCAGCGTCCAGGTACCCTCAGTCGACATTCCTTCAAGTAGGGACAGATTACCCGTTGGACGGAAACGCCCGGTGAAGGGGGCCTTGCCGCTGCCGATCAACGTGGCGGCATCGTCGTCGAGGATCGTTCCTTTGAAACCATCTCCCGAGCCGCCGACCGCCGAGAAGAGGGTGATCTGCGTTCCGTTCGGCGCGATCAGCACCACGGTCAGGTCGGAGTCCCATGTGTGGTCGATGTCGAGCCAGATGTCGGCGTCGGCGATTTGAAGGTTGTCCGAAATCGTCAGCGGAATGTCGATCGAACCGTAGGTCGGCAACTTGATCGGCCCGGTCGTTTCGTAGGTCGCAACGTCCGACAGGTCGATTGTGAATTGTCCCGAGATTCCCGTGCCGCCGTTTCCATAAGGATCGGTGACGGCGCCGTCGGCCAACTGATACGAAACGTTCCCATTGTCGTACGGCAGTTGCAGCCAGAACCGAGCGGTGTGATCGTCGATCAGTTCGACTTTCGTGACCGATCCGCTCGAGAGTTGCAGGTCGGCCGTCGACAGGGACGAAGGATCAATCGCTTCGCTGAAGGTGAGTTGCAGGTATTTGGGAATGTCGGAGAGCGTCGCGCCGTCGGTGATGTTGGTATCGGTTACGGTCAGCGGCGCCGCATCGTAGAAGAACTCGCGTACGAACGTCGACAGGGACAAGCCGTCTCCATTGCGCTCGACCGAGCCGGCCAGCAGTTCCATCCGCTGGGCGCCTTGCGTGGTGATCGGCGACTGCGAAAAGTGGAACGTGACCGTATTGCCGTCAACGATCGTCAGGCTATCGGCGGCCTGGCCGTTGACCAAAAAGTCGCTCGCTGCGACGGTCGACGGATCAAAGGCGCTGCTGAAGTCGATCGTGAAGTCGGTAATCGGAGAATCAATCGACTCTCCGTCGTCGATCGACGCGTCGGAGACGCTGAAGTTCAGTTGCTGAAGCGTGCCGAGTGCGTTGAGTCGTCCGCCGGTTGAAACTTTCCCCTGCAAGCTGGCGACGTCGTCGGCTCCGCCCAGAATCGCCGCTTTGATCTGATCCATCGTCGCCGAGGGATTGACCGAGTAAGCGAGCGCGATCACGCCGGAGACGTGTGGCGCCGCCATGCTGGTGCCGCTGAGCGAAAGGTAACGTCCGCGAGTAATCGTACTGACGATCCCGACGCCAGGCGCCGCAATGTCGACGCTATTCGCCCCGTAATTGCTGAAGCTTGCGAGTTGATCATTGGCGTCGGTCGCCGCGACCGAGATCACGTTGTCGAGCCCGTAGTTGGCCGGGTACTGCGGGGTGACGTCGTTGTTCGTCCCGTTATTGCCGGCGGCCGCAACGAACAAGATGTTCTCGTCGCCGC is a genomic window containing:
- a CDS encoding MarR family winged helix-turn-helix transcriptional regulator, whose product is MNSEEVAEKIGRFGKAFSQWLEVEMAAAGTTASRARLLYALKCGGTSKMSDLSNRLQVTPRNITKLVDALESEGLVERNPHPEDRRATLISLTDRGMLTVKETILKNDVVLQLFEELPDADRVELGRILEQLLGGLSRRGFSA
- a CDS encoding MarR family winged helix-turn-helix transcriptional regulator yields the protein MGVHDPLEEQIAFALRRIMRSIDLESRQLLHEIGLTFPQLAALQAIGRLQPTTVGKVASSIHLGHATLTGILDRLEKRGLVVRERSENDRRHISVRLTESGQTLLDKAPPLLHRPFQRQLDRLEVWERMQVAATLERVASMMENSGGWSANVVDPQSVDGAVDDRYASEIDSARRLQSKDGLRPGRRSDP
- a CDS encoding HAD-IIB family hydrolase gives rise to the protein MYIQLISLHGLIRGANVEMGRDADTGGQVRYVLELARNLAAMPGIEGVDLFTRRIKDKRVSTDYSEPIEELGPNCRLVRLPCGPSRYLRKERLWPYVDEFVDAMITFTRREGKTPTLVHGHYADAGYVAKEVASVFDVPFVFTGHSLGKPKLEYLMSEGWTRDDADKELAMEHRMQVEQDCLSVADLVITSTRHERDQQYAEYFKEDDLNFKVIPPGTDLERFFPYYDYELNSNNIDEQFKQARMRMRRELNRFHFASDRPMILALCRPDRRKNINALIRAYGESKELQAIANLAVFAGIREDIESMPENEQKVLTDMLMAMDRYDLYGKMAIPKNHSSEFDVPELYRLAASGRGIFVNSAFIELFGLTSIESSATGLPFVATKEGGPQDIAENCKSGFAVDVTDSKGLTDAMLTLLTDHEKWDEFSANGVNLVRKLYSWETHCQHYVEAIQEIISAPSRTPSAVGKPAVGPRMVNVERMLITDIDNTLLGDDQALAQLKQVLKDNRSRIGFGVASGRALELIDDVLEKHGIKDIDVIISSVGAEIYYGPDRVPVKGWGAHLRSRWKPERVHAALDGLPFLHLQPESHTQREFKISYSLDDSLPPKEALPLIRDALSRTGVAHSLIFSHGRYLDILPHRASKGKAIRYLSSKWNIPLTNIATAGDSGNDMDMLTGETAGIVVGNYDPELEKLRESKSSRVYFAQAHCAGGILEGLAHYGFIGSPTAHLRAVGA
- a CDS encoding S8 family serine peptidase; this encodes MSIFRRYALTKIQPLPKKNISLAPTYGQIERLEVREMFASDTANFLSPIWFEQLSTSAHSQIDAGNATFAESTSQVVWENTTLDVYNDEWIIQLDASLAVSISSLADVASLLDGSSLQFEIIGGLGLSGQLLIRTFDAEISAVTDWLAGQSIVETFEPNALLPAHLATSDTEADSLWGLDNQGQTGGTVDADIDAPEAWEITTGNPNVVIAVIDTGVDYTHPDLINNMWVNPGEIAGDGIDNDGNGFVDDVYGYDFLNNDGDPMDDNMHGTHVAGTIAAEGDNGRGVIGVASSASIMALKFLSASGSGSTADAVRALNYATMMKKLYGVNVVATNNSWGGGEYSSALYNAIKASGDENILFVAAAGNNGTNNDVTPQYPANYGLDNVISVAATDANDQLASFSNYGANSVDIAAPGVGIVSTITRGRYLSLSGTSMAAPHVSGVIALAYSVNPSATMDQIKAAILGGADDVASLQGKVSTGGRLNALGTLQQLNFSVSDASIDDGESIDSPITDFTIDFSSAFDPSTVAASDFLVNGQAADSLTIVDGNTVTFHFSQSPITTQGAQRMELLAGSVERNGDGLSLSTFVREFFYDAAPLTVTDTNITDGATLSDIPKYLQLTFSEAIDPSSLSTADLQLSSGSVTKVELIDDHTARFWLQLPYDNGNVSYQLADGAVTDPYGNGGTGISGQFTIDLSDVATYETTGPIKLPTYGSIDIPLTISDNLQIADADIWLDIDHTWDSDLTVVLIAPNGTQITLFSAVGGSGDGFKGTILDDDAATLIGSGKAPFTGRFRPTGNLSLLEGMSTEGTWTLRVSDSFASDVGTLNLFSLHFSVTSPLAIDPLDDVTIHHSQETVDVDVATSPGATVTAEVLGDVPAEATWNAETDRLTITPPAGFTGEFTVRVSATRGGETVWEDFVVTVTNDAVELGPIDDQTLQQDESLEIPLSVANSDGDALTYIVTAIDADGNLVSVQVVDGVLRFDATGAAIGNVQVTVSVSDGASTATQSFSIDVTAPIVLDPLPAEFNGKAGESLEIDLSHYDFAQGATRFEVTTASTATSGENDYGIIKDDWLESSNFAYNAQRQGEKYLKTADGQWYFVTSDGQNALLHAWKGSFVRSTVVATLDLSYYNDPRLFYQVVDSTPQADVDVSIDPETGMLLMMPRDGFSGRVSLTVTAIGSKGTEIRSIDVVFESQTLQLAPISNDQFPSGETRYVLDLREYLSGDTSATFSVAATAVGDASAYALDKQANFVSDPFLTRTNYGYNAYGHQEKFLRDANYQWYYITKEGDHAVVFKWKGNFNASERVATLDIAFYNDPSKLVNAVESSSGVTARVENGQLIVDRPADFTGDVIITVAATNGKSTVSESFRISAPTRAINSSASIVELVSSTAQSLQSNSVTTSIDVSNVTPQVSATSIQAQVAAIAAEVAFRFGGEIDALAESRIASHSPTAPRTLGGAISQKSDKLADMAATQLARRETLSMPTIVEAMDAWGDQFAQDLTLAEETYSAEADDLFSSLDQVDFELPEL